The proteins below are encoded in one region of Streptomyces cyanogenus:
- a CDS encoding SAM-dependent methyltransferase — protein sequence MALVTGKPENAGIDVSTPSVARMYDWLLGGVENYAADRRECEKLLQIAPSSKLLARNNRAFLQRVVRVLAQDYGIRQFIDHGSGLPTQDNVHQIAQRTDPQARVVYIDNDPSVLAHGRAALEENDNTLVLNADMRHTDHIMRHPEVRQLIDFTQPVAALFVSVLHCLPDEDRPGELVRRVAEYLAPGSFLVVCQLVSHRADVRRQVTELMQAATRGHWGRVREQHEVRAFFGDWDILEPGLVDVTQWHSGDGVARSQGEEWAEWGGVARL from the coding sequence GTGGCGTTAGTGACGGGAAAACCAGAAAACGCCGGTATTGACGTGAGCACGCCAAGCGTGGCGCGGATGTACGACTGGCTCCTGGGCGGTGTGGAGAACTATGCCGCCGACCGGCGGGAGTGCGAGAAGCTTCTTCAGATCGCACCGAGCAGCAAGCTGCTGGCGCGCAACAACCGCGCTTTTCTGCAAAGAGTGGTCAGAGTGCTGGCACAGGACTACGGAATCCGCCAGTTCATCGATCACGGATCGGGACTGCCCACACAAGACAACGTCCACCAGATCGCACAGCGGACCGACCCGCAGGCCCGGGTCGTCTACATCGACAATGACCCCAGCGTCCTCGCGCATGGCCGCGCCGCCCTGGAGGAGAACGACAACACCCTCGTCCTCAATGCCGACATGCGCCACACCGACCACATCATGCGGCATCCCGAGGTGCGGCAGCTGATCGACTTCACTCAGCCCGTCGCTGCCCTGTTCGTGTCCGTACTGCATTGCCTGCCCGACGAGGACCGTCCCGGTGAACTGGTGCGCCGTGTGGCCGAGTACCTGGCACCCGGCAGTTTCCTGGTGGTCTGCCAGCTCGTCAGCCACCGCGCCGACGTGCGCCGGCAGGTCACCGAACTGATGCAAGCCGCCACACGCGGCCACTGGGGCCGTGTGCGGGAACAACACGAAGTCCGGGCCTTCTTCGGCGATTGGGACATCCTCGAACCGGGGCTGGTCGATGTCACACAGTGGCACTCCGGCGACGGTGTGGCCCGCTCCCAGGGCGAGGAATGGGCGGAGTGGGGCGGCGTCGCCCGGCTGTGA
- a CDS encoding helix-turn-helix domain-containing protein, whose translation MSDGSAAREASTEPAVVPIAGHSARPEIAARLLGEALRQARTERNLTLRDAAAVIRGSVSKVSRLERGESPPRDRDVRDLVAFYQLSSEQSHEIEGLLQQAKDNVWWQKYGDVTPNWLKRLIGLEAGATRITCYENHVVPGLLQTPGYMRALVSNGLPGASPEEIKRRVDLRCDRQRILWTARRPSVVAMLEEAILLRPVGGASVMCEQLDHLIELSERDGINIRIVPFERSASVAPSYPITHLTFGDGGPSELVYVELIDSAMYLSRAAEVEQYRHVLLNLLKVSERMRDSRDRLMAARDRYAALAGDLAP comes from the coding sequence ATGTCCGACGGTTCTGCGGCGCGGGAAGCAAGCACTGAGCCTGCCGTCGTACCGATCGCGGGGCACAGCGCCCGGCCGGAGATCGCGGCTCGTCTGCTCGGTGAGGCGTTGCGGCAGGCCCGCACGGAACGCAATCTGACGTTGCGCGACGCCGCTGCGGTGATTCGCGGATCGGTGTCCAAAGTCAGCCGTCTGGAACGGGGAGAGAGCCCGCCGCGGGACCGGGACGTCAGGGACCTGGTTGCCTTCTACCAGCTCTCAAGTGAGCAGTCCCACGAGATCGAGGGACTGTTGCAGCAGGCCAAGGACAACGTCTGGTGGCAGAAGTACGGTGATGTCACTCCCAACTGGCTCAAGCGCCTGATCGGACTCGAAGCCGGAGCCACCCGAATCACCTGCTATGAAAACCACGTCGTCCCCGGACTGCTGCAGACGCCCGGCTACATGCGTGCCCTCGTCTCCAACGGCCTGCCGGGCGCCAGCCCTGAGGAGATCAAGCGGCGGGTCGACCTGCGCTGCGACCGCCAGCGGATCCTTTGGACCGCCCGCCGTCCCAGCGTTGTCGCGATGCTCGAAGAGGCCATCCTGCTACGGCCGGTGGGCGGGGCCTCCGTGATGTGCGAGCAGCTCGACCACCTCATCGAGCTCTCCGAGCGCGACGGAATCAACATCAGGATCGTCCCGTTCGAGCGCAGCGCCAGCGTTGCCCCCAGTTACCCCATCACGCATCTGACGTTCGGCGATGGGGGGCCGTCCGAGCTGGTTTATGTCGAACTCATCGACAGCGCGATGTATCTCAGCCGGGCCGCTGAAGTCGAGCAGTACCGGCACGTGCTCCTCAACCTTCTCAAGGTCTCGGAGCGGATGAGGGACAGCCGTGATCGGTTGATGGCGGCGCGAGACCGCTACGCGGCCCTCGCTGGCGACCTCGCGCCGTAG
- a CDS encoding DUF397 domain-containing protein has product MQYRNGVPAHEILGVTWFKSSLSSAQGGNCVEVAALPGGGAVMRNSRDPQGPALVYTAEEMDAFLAGVKAGEFDRLTG; this is encoded by the coding sequence GTGCAGTACCGCAACGGAGTGCCAGCCCACGAAATCCTGGGTGTGACATGGTTCAAGAGCAGTCTCAGCAGTGCACAGGGCGGTAACTGCGTCGAAGTGGCGGCTCTGCCCGGCGGAGGGGCGGTCATGCGTAACTCGCGGGATCCGCAGGGGCCGGCGCTGGTGTACACGGCCGAGGAGATGGACGCGTTCCTGGCGGGCGTGAAGGCAGGCGAGTTCGACCGTCTGACCGGCTGA
- a CDS encoding GNAT family N-acetyltransferase → MTGHAPGGPASIALAVRGDGRAAAALGALALSGDLRNAPMPLPLAAAIDEHGGRVPLPYGQGQCRIARTGETITGMLYATPPIRWLQEHPPTQRKSLVHALVEIELLAVAEPYRRHGIGTALLEKTEHAARAEGTRLALAKVRIGAFPVMRWYRGRGYTVAGQGEPVVIRTRRDGFTSCDDGSNGYQLAVEALQSRESVRRHARGTDTMLIVEHA, encoded by the coding sequence ATGACCGGACACGCCCCTGGAGGCCCCGCCTCGATCGCCCTCGCCGTTCGAGGAGACGGCCGAGCCGCAGCAGCCCTGGGAGCCCTTGCGCTCAGCGGCGATCTCCGCAACGCCCCGATGCCTCTGCCTTTGGCTGCGGCCATCGACGAGCACGGCGGCCGTGTGCCGCTGCCCTACGGCCAAGGCCAGTGCCGCATCGCCAGGACCGGAGAAACGATCACCGGGATGCTGTATGCCACTCCGCCCATCCGCTGGCTCCAGGAACATCCGCCGACTCAGCGCAAAAGCCTGGTCCATGCGCTCGTGGAGATCGAGCTTCTCGCCGTCGCGGAGCCGTACCGCAGGCACGGCATCGGTACGGCTCTGCTGGAGAAAACCGAGCACGCAGCACGCGCTGAAGGCACCCGCCTGGCTCTCGCCAAGGTCCGCATCGGCGCCTTCCCAGTCATGCGCTGGTATCGCGGCCGCGGTTACACCGTCGCAGGCCAGGGCGAACCCGTTGTCATCCGCACGCGCCGCGACGGATTCACCTCCTGCGACGATGGATCCAACGGTTACCAACTCGCCGTCGAAGCGCTCCAATCCCGGGAATCAGTTCGCCGCCATGCCAGGGGAACTGACACGATGCTTATCGTCGAGCACGCCTGA
- a CDS encoding helix-turn-helix domain containing protein, producing MPPRSRRHRRPDQRQPNEAAQLADRLQRAGFTKRDIARIINRDPSLVSQFYTKGKGAAFVPALREVLAAVETAGITDLPELAAIAGRRITRRTTASGTRARVRTKAVLITPTGTGTGRVGAQAIASGSARLRPLIAEAARRGLRLAFTVRLAKTGYLHPSGSRVDSPGVRRGVIQRADHTEERSYGSAQTGGFEAADFARRVDAAGGDVTTAIHQWLAETGRIQPDARILHLEIRTWQPSASR from the coding sequence ATGCCGCCCCGCTCACGCCGACACCGACGCCCAGACCAGCGGCAGCCGAACGAGGCCGCGCAGCTCGCCGACCGGCTCCAGAGGGCCGGCTTCACCAAACGAGACATCGCACGGATCATCAACCGCGATCCGTCCCTGGTCTCGCAGTTCTACACCAAAGGCAAAGGCGCTGCCTTCGTCCCGGCTCTCCGCGAAGTCCTCGCAGCGGTCGAGACTGCAGGCATCACCGACCTGCCCGAGCTCGCCGCCATTGCCGGCCGCCGCATCACCCGCCGCACCACAGCCTCCGGTACCCGTGCCCGGGTGCGTACCAAGGCCGTTCTGATCACTCCGACCGGCACGGGGACCGGCCGCGTCGGCGCACAGGCCATCGCCTCCGGCTCCGCCCGCCTGCGCCCCCTGATCGCCGAAGCCGCCCGCCGCGGTCTGCGCCTGGCGTTCACCGTCCGCCTCGCCAAAACCGGCTACCTGCACCCGTCCGGGAGCCGCGTCGACTCACCCGGTGTCCGCCGTGGCGTCATCCAACGCGCCGACCACACCGAGGAACGCTCCTACGGCTCCGCCCAGACCGGCGGCTTCGAGGCGGCCGACTTCGCCCGCCGAGTCGATGCCGCGGGCGGTGACGTCACGACAGCCATCCACCAGTGGCTGGCCGAGACCGGTCGCATCCAGCCGGACGCGCGCATCCTCCACCTCGAAATCCGTACCTGGCAGCCGTCAGCCTCCAGATGA
- a CDS encoding coiled-coil domain-containing protein, whose amino-acid sequence MDAQSYSAALTELRTVRDTIKKARAELTKLEADRDQRITRLASYDKAKADRIAPAAGLSVADVVALAPALAPDSLTAAADAAPQPGQPGQPAQAEQTVAPTAGSATSSKTQPPTVMTPPAAEPIAAAGIPSPEQEPRTLPSIPGGGAGDTWLAHTSGLASTRPNFTQQARSTVFLDASTGVLVHRQQTHHLDLGNATAADILTAVFHTIPEGVERIYITAGDPWHCDADRYPYLRDAVAAWLNAPIPGWRTDTGRGRDRLAGHFVHARNPVGRYQRENGEQHVEIRSVGEWFDADGDDPATIRDAFVLLWQALRRHWPDAVIMGSPSQTGRDLWTRTIPQRGQYADGFPVLSEELRGLLHATAGQGRNELITPPRVPDELPRLVEYDRTFAYAKHTWKSPVGTPRRITAATFAAWSEKEQMRALYGCGHWQVRVTVPDTWNHVGLLPAPAPGDRAWHYPATPGTTFTTWAGGPEIHTALTNPIQPWKIDILDGILWEDGKPLDDWAKKLKETWTNLSAQAQFHGDPQQARAAHLASRAVRSILLYGIGAFAQRPRMVTGTTPRSMERDVPADAEIIAFDDEHITWQKPTGFARDPNAHPEWAAAIWSGARAALLTQRHRDDNTHAGALHTPPGTVVAFRTDALYLTEPQNWPYHHQPGDYLLRGHLTGPMPAPTTEDELLALRDAGRAHLARSAQEA is encoded by the coding sequence ATGGACGCACAGAGCTACAGCGCCGCTCTCACAGAGCTGCGCACCGTGCGGGACACGATCAAGAAGGCCCGGGCGGAACTGACCAAGCTCGAGGCGGACCGGGACCAGCGGATCACCCGGCTGGCCTCCTACGACAAGGCCAAGGCAGACCGGATCGCCCCCGCCGCCGGGCTGAGCGTCGCCGACGTCGTGGCCTTGGCGCCCGCCCTGGCCCCCGACAGCCTGACCGCCGCAGCGGACGCTGCGCCGCAGCCCGGGCAGCCCGGGCAGCCCGCGCAGGCCGAGCAGACCGTGGCGCCCACCGCCGGGTCGGCCACCTCCTCGAAGACTCAGCCGCCCACCGTGATGACGCCCCCCGCAGCCGAGCCCATCGCGGCTGCCGGGATCCCGTCCCCCGAGCAGGAGCCGCGCACCCTGCCCTCGATTCCCGGGGGCGGCGCCGGAGACACCTGGCTCGCCCACACGTCCGGCCTGGCATCCACCCGGCCGAACTTCACCCAGCAGGCCCGCTCGACCGTCTTCCTGGACGCCAGCACCGGCGTCCTGGTCCACCGCCAGCAGACCCACCATCTCGACCTCGGCAACGCCACGGCTGCCGACATCCTCACCGCCGTCTTCCACACCATCCCCGAAGGCGTGGAGCGGATCTACATCACCGCTGGCGACCCCTGGCACTGCGACGCCGACCGCTACCCCTATCTGCGTGATGCCGTCGCCGCCTGGCTGAACGCCCCCATCCCGGGCTGGCGTACCGACACTGGCCGCGGCCGCGACCGCCTGGCCGGGCACTTCGTCCACGCCCGCAACCCCGTAGGCCGCTACCAGCGCGAGAACGGCGAGCAGCATGTGGAGATCCGCTCGGTGGGGGAGTGGTTCGACGCCGACGGAGACGACCCCGCCACCATCCGCGACGCCTTCGTCCTGCTGTGGCAGGCTCTGCGCCGCCACTGGCCCGACGCAGTGATCATGGGCTCGCCCTCCCAGACCGGCCGCGACCTCTGGACCCGCACCATCCCCCAACGCGGCCAATACGCGGACGGCTTCCCCGTCCTGTCCGAGGAACTGCGTGGCCTGCTGCACGCCACCGCGGGCCAGGGCCGTAACGAACTCATCACCCCGCCCCGCGTCCCCGACGAGCTGCCCCGGCTCGTCGAGTACGACCGCACCTTCGCCTACGCCAAGCACACCTGGAAGTCCCCGGTCGGCACCCCCCGCCGCATCACCGCCGCCACCTTCGCCGCCTGGTCGGAGAAGGAACAGATGCGCGCCCTGTACGGGTGCGGGCACTGGCAGGTCCGCGTGACCGTCCCCGACACCTGGAACCACGTCGGCCTGCTGCCCGCCCCCGCCCCCGGCGACCGCGCCTGGCACTACCCGGCCACACCTGGAACCACCTTCACCACCTGGGCCGGCGGCCCCGAGATCCACACCGCCCTGACCAACCCCATCCAGCCGTGGAAGATCGACATCCTCGACGGCATCCTGTGGGAGGACGGCAAACCTCTCGACGACTGGGCCAAGAAACTCAAAGAGACCTGGACCAACCTCTCCGCCCAGGCCCAATTCCACGGCGACCCCCAGCAGGCGAGGGCCGCGCACCTCGCCTCCCGAGCCGTACGTTCCATCCTGCTCTACGGCATCGGCGCCTTCGCCCAGCGCCCCCGCATGGTCACCGGCACCACCCCCCGCAGCATGGAACGTGACGTGCCCGCGGACGCCGAAATCATCGCCTTCGACGACGAACACATCACCTGGCAAAAGCCCACCGGCTTCGCCCGCGACCCCAACGCCCATCCCGAATGGGCAGCCGCCATCTGGTCGGGCGCCCGCGCCGCCCTGCTCACCCAACGCCACCGCGACGACAACACCCATGCCGGTGCCCTCCATACCCCGCCTGGCACCGTCGTCGCTTTCCGTACCGACGCCCTCTACCTCACCGAGCCCCAGAACTGGCCCTACCATCACCAGCCCGGCGACTACCTCCTGCGCGGCCACCTCACCGGCCCCATGCCCGCCCCCACCACCGAGGACGAACTCCTCGCTCTGCGTGACGCCGGACGTGCCCACCTCGCCCGCAGCGCCCAGGAGGCCTGA
- a CDS encoding helix-turn-helix domain-containing protein encodes MLLTTGQAADELGCAITTFRRLVRARLLPGLSRRGVRVMIPLDTVQALATRRRAPLEQLDATEIAVLRVDAARPAPEPDRPWIGFAATLTPDDLLKALRGWWRCDPVSVAAGGVLPVTLSGYVVAVLTGLQAWEKSSTGRHTFSQARLAGYVTDLAAPRITLTSRTDGDQHLAELLLGTRLPSDSGGAIAYITTHTTG; translated from the coding sequence ATGCTGCTGACAACCGGGCAGGCGGCAGACGAACTCGGCTGTGCGATCACCACCTTCCGCCGCCTCGTGCGCGCCCGCCTGCTGCCAGGCCTGTCCCGCCGTGGCGTACGCGTCATGATCCCCCTGGACACGGTCCAAGCCCTCGCCACCCGCCGACGCGCCCCGCTGGAACAATTGGACGCCACGGAGATCGCCGTGCTACGTGTCGACGCAGCCCGCCCGGCCCCCGAGCCCGACCGGCCCTGGATCGGCTTCGCCGCCACCCTCACCCCCGACGACCTGCTCAAGGCCCTGCGCGGCTGGTGGCGCTGCGACCCGGTCAGCGTCGCCGCCGGGGGAGTGCTACCCGTGACCCTGTCGGGCTACGTCGTCGCCGTCCTGACCGGCCTGCAGGCATGGGAAAAGAGTTCAACCGGCCGCCACACCTTCTCCCAGGCCCGTCTGGCCGGCTACGTCACCGACCTGGCCGCACCCCGCATCACTCTCACCTCCCGCACGGACGGCGACCAGCACCTTGCCGAGTTGCTGCTGGGCACCCGCTTGCCCTCCGACTCCGGCGGGGCGATCGCCTACATCACCACCCACACCACCGGCTGA
- a CDS encoding three-Cys-motif partner protein TcmP yields the protein MGVLWKLEPATAAKHRLYQRYLDAWWPILLQTSQSNGYSRPRVTLLDAFAGPGRYENGEPGSPVFILDRLLHHDAADRMHLSPRRVHLIFIEKDRARHEHLMTELVSCFGPLRDLPVRVEVRRGDAGRDSLALLDELGAWGQPILGIFDSWGSVNVPLHVMSRIARNRSSEVITTFGPNWFSRREDLNAGILDAVFGGRGFWSPAADELRPDEKWRVWLRTYRDALRRAGFGYQLQFELVPRTGQPLYLVFGTGSTAGLRAMKDAMWKVDELDGESFRDPRTRGAKADGQLDLFQAAGLIDDELAELVAQRLSAGATTVEAIGEWLLAETARWMPKHALQAARQMRQDGVVTVQSPGKLTTKSRISLQAQVRA from the coding sequence ATGGGCGTGTTATGGAAACTGGAGCCAGCGACCGCAGCCAAGCACCGGTTGTACCAGCGGTACCTGGACGCCTGGTGGCCGATCTTGCTGCAGACCTCCCAGAGCAACGGATACTCCCGGCCCCGGGTCACGCTCCTGGACGCGTTCGCCGGGCCGGGGCGCTATGAGAACGGCGAGCCGGGCTCGCCTGTGTTCATCCTGGACCGCCTGCTGCACCATGACGCGGCCGATCGTATGCACCTCAGCCCGCGGCGGGTGCATTTGATATTCATCGAGAAGGACCGGGCGCGCCACGAGCACCTGATGACAGAACTCGTCTCCTGTTTCGGGCCGCTCAGGGATCTGCCGGTCCGGGTGGAGGTGCGGCGCGGCGACGCAGGTCGCGACAGCCTCGCTCTCCTCGACGAGCTCGGAGCGTGGGGCCAGCCGATCCTGGGGATCTTCGACAGCTGGGGCAGCGTGAACGTACCGCTGCATGTGATGTCCCGCATCGCTCGCAACCGGTCCAGCGAAGTCATCACCACTTTCGGGCCCAACTGGTTCAGCCGCCGCGAGGATCTGAACGCCGGCATCCTCGACGCGGTCTTCGGTGGCCGCGGCTTCTGGAGCCCTGCTGCGGACGAACTGCGCCCCGACGAGAAGTGGCGCGTGTGGTTGCGCACCTACCGGGATGCGCTGCGCCGGGCCGGCTTCGGTTACCAGTTGCAGTTCGAACTCGTTCCGCGTACTGGGCAGCCCCTCTATCTCGTCTTCGGCACCGGCAGCACCGCAGGCCTGAGGGCGATGAAGGACGCCATGTGGAAGGTCGACGAGCTTGATGGCGAAAGCTTCCGCGACCCACGCACCCGAGGCGCCAAGGCAGACGGGCAGCTCGACCTGTTCCAGGCCGCAGGTCTGATCGACGACGAGCTGGCCGAACTGGTCGCTCAGCGGTTGAGTGCCGGGGCCACAACGGTGGAGGCCATCGGCGAGTGGCTGCTGGCGGAGACCGCCCGCTGGATGCCGAAGCATGCTTTGCAGGCGGCTCGGCAGATGCGGCAGGACGGCGTGGTGACCGTCCAGTCGCCGGGCAAGCTCACGACCAAGAGCCGGATCAGCCTGCAGGCGCAGGTTCGAGCATAG
- a CDS encoding DUF5131 family protein, with product MSDRSPIEWTEATWNPTTGCDRVSDGCDNCYALTLAKRLKAMGSAKYQNDGDPRTSGPGFGLTVHPDALRVPLGWKAPRTVFVNSMSDLFHARVPLDYVRQVFEVIEQTPQHTYQVLTKRARRLRQVADRLQWPANLWMGVSVESAKELSRVDDLRQVPATVRFLSCEPLLGPLDGLDLAGIHWVIAGGESGPRFRPVEQEWVTGIRDACLQADVAFFFKQWGGRTPKASGRHLQGRTWDQMPMLEPAPAG from the coding sequence GTGAGTGACCGCAGTCCGATCGAGTGGACCGAAGCGACGTGGAACCCCACGACGGGCTGCGACCGGGTCTCGGACGGCTGCGACAACTGCTACGCGCTGACGCTGGCGAAGCGGCTCAAGGCCATGGGATCGGCGAAGTACCAGAACGACGGTGACCCCCGTACCTCCGGCCCCGGCTTCGGCCTGACCGTGCACCCGGACGCGCTGCGGGTCCCATTGGGCTGGAAGGCGCCGCGCACAGTGTTTGTGAACTCGATGTCGGATCTCTTCCACGCCCGCGTACCGCTGGATTATGTCCGGCAGGTCTTCGAGGTCATCGAGCAGACTCCACAACACACTTATCAAGTGCTCACGAAGCGAGCACGCCGACTGCGTCAGGTCGCCGACCGACTACAGTGGCCGGCCAACCTGTGGATGGGTGTGTCCGTGGAGAGCGCCAAGGAACTGTCCCGTGTCGACGACCTGCGGCAGGTCCCGGCCACGGTGCGTTTCCTATCGTGCGAGCCGTTGCTCGGTCCTCTGGACGGACTGGACCTGGCGGGCATTCACTGGGTTATCGCCGGAGGCGAGTCAGGTCCCCGCTTCCGCCCCGTGGAACAGGAATGGGTCACAGGAATCCGGGACGCCTGCCTCCAAGCCGACGTGGCCTTCTTCTTCAAACAGTGGGGAGGCCGGACCCCCAAGGCGTCTGGTCGGCACCTTCAGGGTCGGACCTGGGACCAGATGCCTATGCTCGAACCTGCGCCTGCAGGCTGA
- the tpg gene encoding telomere-protecting terminal protein Tpg, with protein MPLRLSADTVQEALDRADSRHWTRNPPHSMRARLTYLLKHYEPAALARRLQTTPSYFDALLGAQQVPEDHPLHYAVEREIVRMWQPRVRRRAHATILANGGQMTLSFRAWLGFTATAGSSDDPRLRFLSLHLDAPYPERLFTARRIGAPESELQAILNDALSICYFHRGRPAHPRESVSLDRIDFLEFYY; from the coding sequence GTGCCCCTGAGGCTGAGCGCCGACACCGTCCAGGAAGCCCTCGACCGGGCCGACTCCCGGCACTGGACCCGCAACCCGCCCCACTCCATGCGAGCCCGGCTCACCTATCTCCTCAAGCACTACGAACCTGCTGCCCTGGCCCGTCGGCTCCAGACGACTCCCTCCTACTTCGACGCCCTGCTCGGCGCACAGCAGGTACCGGAAGACCACCCGCTGCATTACGCGGTGGAACGCGAAATCGTCCGGATGTGGCAGCCCCGCGTCCGCCGCCGCGCCCACGCCACCATCCTCGCCAACGGCGGCCAGATGACACTCAGCTTCCGCGCATGGCTGGGATTCACCGCAACAGCCGGATCAAGCGACGACCCCCGCCTGCGCTTCCTGAGCCTGCACCTGGACGCCCCCTATCCGGAACGCCTGTTCACCGCCCGGCGCATCGGAGCACCGGAATCAGAACTGCAAGCCATCCTCAACGACGCCCTCAGCATCTGCTACTTCCACCGCGGCCGGCCCGCACACCCCCGCGAGAGCGTGAGCCTCGACCGCATCGACTTCCTGGAGTTCTACTACTGA
- a CDS encoding TniQ family protein translates to MRIENPLARLPGRVVMVRGETVASYLWRLAVRNGMAFEELAQYIGAPRTIRAVDPGVEEVRLGPVARQRLAEVSGRSLPHLERALVSLGDSGIGPRARHQVKVEAWPESWMPVQACGLCAAGLGERPVWRVPGGQWAVCVRHGRWTAVGRGQFQVGLGRLPEVVEAHVRRVGLERRTGLYARALLADAQQVAVYWWQCRQMAWRGVWRARQEVLGVDRSALWAVPLVVYPEAVVVAEAMAVRERQRAVGRSFAGGPAGWSTGRWVQWVGERLGMGEEMAAGGHRGLEAWLMSHRNTVPVVERVARQEARAHPRSVPLALLEPHRVVPVHGPLEEASCLPWRLGARMTSMPWRPAQ, encoded by the coding sequence ATGAGGATCGAGAATCCGCTCGCGCGGCTGCCGGGACGTGTGGTGATGGTGCGGGGCGAGACGGTCGCGTCGTATCTGTGGCGGCTTGCGGTGCGCAATGGGATGGCCTTCGAGGAGCTGGCTCAGTACATCGGTGCGCCGAGGACCATCCGGGCGGTTGATCCGGGTGTTGAGGAGGTGCGTCTGGGGCCTGTGGCGCGTCAGCGTCTGGCGGAGGTTAGCGGACGGTCCTTGCCGCATCTGGAACGGGCGTTGGTGTCGCTCGGCGACAGCGGTATCGGTCCCCGGGCCCGCCACCAGGTGAAGGTGGAAGCCTGGCCGGAGAGCTGGATGCCGGTGCAGGCCTGTGGGTTGTGCGCGGCTGGGCTCGGTGAGCGTCCGGTGTGGCGGGTGCCTGGTGGGCAGTGGGCGGTGTGTGTGCGGCACGGACGGTGGACGGCTGTGGGTCGGGGGCAGTTCCAGGTCGGCCTGGGGCGGTTGCCGGAGGTGGTGGAGGCGCACGTGCGGCGGGTGGGTCTGGAGCGTCGTACGGGTCTGTACGCGCGGGCTCTGCTGGCGGATGCGCAGCAGGTGGCGGTGTATTGGTGGCAGTGCCGTCAGATGGCCTGGCGTGGGGTGTGGCGGGCGCGGCAGGAGGTTTTGGGGGTGGATCGTTCGGCGCTGTGGGCTGTTCCCCTGGTGGTGTATCCGGAGGCGGTCGTCGTGGCGGAGGCGATGGCCGTGCGGGAGCGGCAGCGGGCGGTGGGGCGCAGTTTCGCGGGCGGTCCTGCGGGGTGGTCGACGGGGCGGTGGGTTCAGTGGGTGGGTGAACGGCTGGGGATGGGTGAGGAAATGGCTGCCGGGGGGCATCGGGGGCTGGAGGCGTGGCTGATGTCGCACCGCAATACGGTGCCGGTCGTCGAGCGTGTGGCGCGGCAGGAGGCGCGGGCGCATCCCCGGAGTGTGCCGTTGGCGTTGTTGGAGCCGCATCGTGTGGTTCCGGTGCATGGTCCGCTGGAGGAGGCGTCGTGTCTTCCGTGGCGTTTGGGAGCGCGGATGACGAGCATGCCGTGGCGGCCGGCACAGTAG